From the Microbacterium sp. W4I4 genome, one window contains:
- a CDS encoding MFS transporter: MSELVVGDLAALQRRTVRVLSLGQVLGGIAFGSTVSLGALLAADLSGDDALSGLATASVTLGAAAFAIPLARFAARRGRRLSLTAGNLLALIGVSIVILAAATRLFPLLLVGIIMIGMGNAGNLQSRFAATDLASPQHRGRDLSVVVWSTTIGGVAGPLLLTPGEILGQAIGMPPLTGSYLFSLVAQSAALVLYLVALRPDPLLTALSMAGSPSRAAVLGASVDRPVVARYAIFAVSGSHAVMASVMAMTPIHLKHMAHSMDGGMPSSADVTLLVGVTIALHVAGMYGLSPVFGILSDRWGRIRVVLLGQGLLVGSLVTAIVAGQTPSGVMVALILLGLGWSAATVAGAALLTESSTVAMRPRRQGISDSLMSLTAAAGAAGAGWVLTTFDYAGLGVVALVFVIAIIALSPLGRIRPTA; this comes from the coding sequence GTGAGCGAGCTCGTCGTCGGGGACCTCGCTGCGCTGCAGCGCCGCACGGTCCGGGTGCTCTCGCTCGGTCAGGTGCTGGGCGGCATCGCCTTCGGGTCGACCGTCTCGCTGGGCGCCCTCCTCGCCGCGGACCTGTCCGGCGATGACGCGCTGTCGGGTCTGGCCACGGCATCCGTCACGCTCGGCGCCGCCGCCTTCGCGATCCCGCTCGCGCGCTTCGCGGCACGCAGGGGCCGGCGACTCTCCCTGACCGCGGGGAACCTGCTCGCCCTCATCGGCGTCTCGATCGTGATCCTCGCGGCGGCCACCCGGCTGTTCCCGCTGCTGCTGGTCGGCATCATCATGATCGGCATGGGCAACGCGGGAAACCTGCAGTCCCGCTTCGCGGCCACCGATCTGGCCTCCCCCCAGCACCGCGGGCGCGACCTGTCGGTCGTCGTCTGGTCCACCACGATCGGCGGCGTCGCCGGCCCGCTGCTGCTGACCCCGGGGGAGATCCTCGGACAGGCGATCGGGATGCCGCCGTTGACCGGCTCGTACCTGTTCTCCCTCGTCGCGCAGAGCGCGGCGCTCGTGCTGTACCTGGTGGCGCTGCGACCTGATCCGCTGCTCACCGCGTTGAGCATGGCCGGCTCGCCCTCCCGTGCTGCTGTGCTCGGGGCCAGCGTCGATCGCCCGGTCGTCGCGCGCTATGCGATCTTCGCGGTCTCCGGCTCGCACGCCGTCATGGCATCGGTCATGGCGATGACGCCGATCCACCTCAAGCACATGGCGCACAGCATGGACGGTGGGATGCCCTCGAGCGCCGACGTCACACTTCTGGTCGGTGTCACGATCGCGCTGCACGTGGCCGGCATGTACGGGCTTTCTCCGGTCTTCGGCATCCTGTCCGACCGCTGGGGGCGCATCCGCGTGGTGCTGCTGGGGCAGGGCCTTCTCGTCGGGTCGCTGGTGACCGCGATCGTCGCCGGTCAGACTCCGTCGGGGGTGATGGTCGCGCTGATCCTGCTGGGACTGGGCTGGAGCGCGGCCACCGTCGCCGGCGCCGCCCTGCTGACCGAGTCCTCGACCGTGGCCATGCGTCCGCGGCGTCAGGGCATCAGCGACTCTCTGATGAGCCTCACCGCCGCGGCGGGGGCGGCGGGCGCCGGCTGGGTGCTGACGACGTTCGATTACGCCGGTCTGGGCGTGGTCGCGCTGGTGTTCGTGATCGCCATCATCGCGCTCTCGCCTCTGGGCAGGATCCGCCCGACCGCATGA
- a CDS encoding fumarylacetoacetate hydrolase family protein: MKIARFSHSEGIRYGIVDESDLVVLAGDPMFAGFETTGERIPLADAALLAPVIPRSKVVCVGRNYHEHAAEFGNVAPEEPLLFLKPNTSVIGPGDAILRPAVSERTEFEGELVVVIGRIAKNVRAEDALDYVFGYTVGNDFTARDIQRKDGQWTRGKGFDTFCPLGPAIETDFDPSTARIETRVNGEVRQQAPLTDMIHSVADIIAYASAAFTLLPGDVIMTGTPAGVGPVVAGDTIEIEVTGLGTLRNPVRDATPVP; the protein is encoded by the coding sequence GTGAAGATCGCACGTTTCAGTCACAGCGAAGGCATCCGGTACGGCATCGTCGACGAGAGTGATCTCGTCGTGCTCGCGGGCGACCCCATGTTCGCGGGGTTCGAGACGACGGGGGAGCGCATCCCGCTGGCGGATGCCGCGCTGCTCGCGCCGGTGATCCCGCGTTCGAAGGTCGTCTGCGTCGGCCGCAACTACCACGAGCACGCCGCCGAGTTCGGCAACGTCGCCCCCGAGGAGCCGCTGCTGTTCCTCAAGCCCAACACCTCGGTGATCGGACCCGGTGACGCGATCCTGCGACCGGCGGTGTCGGAGCGCACCGAGTTCGAGGGCGAACTGGTCGTCGTCATCGGCCGCATCGCGAAGAACGTGCGCGCCGAGGACGCGCTGGACTACGTGTTCGGCTACACGGTCGGCAACGATTTCACCGCGCGCGACATCCAGCGCAAGGACGGACAGTGGACCCGCGGAAAGGGCTTCGACACCTTCTGCCCGCTCGGGCCCGCCATCGAGACCGATTTCGACCCGTCCACGGCCCGCATCGAGACGCGCGTGAACGGCGAGGTGCGCCAACAGGCGCCGCTCACCGACATGATCCACTCCGTCGCCGACATCATCGCCTACGCCTCCGCCGCATTCACCCTGCTGCCCGGAGATGTGATCATGACGGGGACGCCCGCCGGTGTCGGCCCGGTCGTGGCCGGAGACACCATCGAGATCGAGGTGACCGGTCTCGGCACTCTGCGCAACCCCGTGCGCGACGCGACTCCCGTGCCGTGA
- a CDS encoding branched-chain amino acid aminotransferase gives MTDTATSAPELTFAVTKNLAAKSPAQREEILTNPGFGTSFTDHMVDICWSEKGGWHRPRVQPYGPISLDPAAAVLHYGQEIFEGIKAYRHADGSVHTFRADRNAARLQNSARRLALPELPADYFIQALKELIAVDGAWVPSGSDQSLYLRPFMFAKEAFLGVRPAKKVAFYVIASPAGAYFTGGVKPVRIWLSENYARAGKGGTGAAKTGGNYASSLLPQAEAYEKGCDQVVFLDADRNVEELGGMNVVFVFKDGRVVTPASESILEGITRDSLLQLAEDRGLTVERRAVSLDEWREGVASGDIVEVFACGTAAVVTPIGALVGDGFEDEQPLGELALSLREELTDIQYGRREDKHGWLIRLDA, from the coding sequence ATGACCGACACCGCTACCAGCGCCCCCGAGCTCACGTTCGCCGTGACGAAGAACCTCGCAGCCAAGAGCCCCGCTCAGCGCGAAGAGATCCTGACGAACCCCGGGTTCGGCACCAGCTTCACCGACCACATGGTCGACATCTGCTGGTCGGAGAAGGGCGGCTGGCACCGTCCGCGTGTGCAGCCCTACGGTCCGATCTCGCTCGACCCGGCGGCTGCCGTGCTGCACTACGGGCAGGAGATCTTCGAGGGCATCAAGGCGTACCGGCACGCCGACGGCTCGGTGCACACCTTCCGCGCCGACCGCAACGCGGCGCGTCTGCAGAACAGCGCGCGCCGCCTGGCTCTGCCCGAGCTGCCCGCCGACTACTTCATCCAGGCGCTCAAGGAGCTCATCGCGGTCGACGGCGCCTGGGTGCCCTCCGGTTCCGATCAGAGCCTCTACCTGCGGCCGTTCATGTTCGCCAAGGAGGCCTTCCTGGGCGTGCGCCCGGCGAAGAAGGTCGCCTTCTACGTCATCGCCAGCCCCGCCGGCGCCTACTTCACCGGTGGTGTGAAGCCGGTGCGCATCTGGCTGAGCGAGAACTACGCCCGCGCGGGCAAGGGCGGCACGGGTGCGGCGAAGACCGGCGGCAACTACGCCTCCAGTCTGCTGCCGCAGGCCGAGGCGTATGAGAAGGGCTGCGACCAGGTCGTCTTCCTCGATGCTGACCGCAACGTCGAGGAGCTCGGCGGCATGAACGTCGTGTTCGTCTTCAAGGACGGCCGAGTCGTGACGCCGGCATCCGAGTCGATCCTCGAGGGCATCACGCGCGACTCGCTGCTGCAGCTCGCCGAGGACCGCGGTCTGACCGTCGAGCGTCGTGCGGTCTCGCTCGACGAGTGGCGCGAGGGCGTGGCATCCGGCGACATCGTCGAGGTGTTCGCCTGCGGCACCGCCGCCGTGGTCACCCCGATCGGCGCCCTTGTGGGCGACGGCTTCGAAGACGAGCAGCCGCTGGGCGAACTCGCCCTCTCGCTGCGCGAGGAGCTCACCGACATCCAGTACGGCCGCCGCGAGGACAAGCACGGCTGGCTGATCCGCCTCGACGCCTGA
- a CDS encoding 3-isopropylmalate dehydrogenase, with the protein MSRVVKLAVIPGDGIGPEVIAQAERVLDAVTAGSDVAFEKTPFSLGAARFLETGDTLTDEDLESIRAHDAILLGAVGGVPGDPRLKDANIERGLLLKLRFELDHYVNLRPSKLFAGASGPLSNPGEIDFVVVREGTEGPYVGNGGSIRRGTPQEVANETSVNTAFGVERVVRYAFNLAGRRGRKLTLVHKTNVLVHAGAIWKRIVDEVASEHPDVAVDYLHVDAATIFLVTDPSRFDVIVTDNLFGDILTDLAGAVTGGIGLAASGNINPDSASPSMFEPVHGSAPDIAGQQKADPTAAILSVGLLLDHLGLHDEAARIQRAVEQDIAAREGSRSTSAIGDAVIALLQA; encoded by the coding sequence ATGTCGCGCGTCGTGAAGCTGGCCGTCATTCCAGGAGACGGGATCGGCCCTGAGGTCATCGCGCAGGCCGAGCGCGTGCTCGACGCCGTCACTGCGGGCAGCGACGTCGCCTTCGAGAAGACGCCCTTCTCTCTGGGAGCAGCCCGCTTCCTCGAGACCGGCGACACCCTCACCGATGAGGACCTCGAGTCCATCCGCGCGCACGACGCGATCCTGCTCGGCGCGGTCGGCGGGGTGCCAGGCGACCCGCGGCTGAAGGATGCCAACATCGAGCGCGGTCTGCTGCTCAAGCTGCGCTTCGAGCTGGACCACTACGTGAACCTGCGCCCGTCGAAGCTCTTCGCCGGAGCATCCGGCCCGCTGTCGAACCCCGGCGAGATCGACTTCGTCGTCGTCCGCGAGGGAACCGAGGGGCCGTATGTCGGCAACGGCGGAAGCATCCGCAGGGGCACGCCGCAGGAGGTCGCGAACGAGACCAGCGTCAACACCGCCTTCGGGGTGGAGCGCGTCGTCCGCTACGCCTTCAACCTGGCGGGGCGGCGCGGCCGCAAGCTCACCCTGGTGCACAAGACCAACGTGCTCGTGCACGCCGGCGCGATCTGGAAGCGGATCGTCGACGAGGTGGCCTCCGAGCACCCTGATGTCGCCGTAGACTACCTGCACGTCGATGCGGCCACGATCTTCCTCGTGACAGACCCCTCCCGCTTCGACGTGATCGTCACCGACAACCTCTTCGGCGACATCCTCACGGATCTGGCAGGTGCCGTCACCGGTGGCATCGGCCTCGCAGCATCGGGCAACATCAATCCCGACAGCGCCTCTCCCTCGATGTTCGAGCCCGTGCACGGCTCTGCACCCGACATCGCAGGACAGCAGAAGGCGGATCCCACCGCCGCCATCCTCTCCGTCGGCCTGCTGCTCGATCACCTCGGGCTGCACGACGAAGCCGCTCGCATCCAGCGTGCGGTGGAGCAGGACATCGCGGCCCGTGAGGGCAGCCGCAGCACAAGCGCGATCGGTGACGCCGTGATCGCCCTGCTGCAGGCGTAA
- a CDS encoding MFS transporter: MSSTGTVARTDEDGARVGIRGWAALVVLMLPVLLVSIDNTVLAFALPEISLALQPSGTEQLWIIDVYSLVLAGLLVTMGVLGDRFGRRRMLLIGAIGFAAVSVLAAFAPTAGLLIAARAALGLFGAMLMPSTLSLLRSIFRNRDQRRLAIAIWASAFSAGSALGPVVGGFLLEHFAWGAVFLVAVPVLVPLLVGGMWLLPESRDPNPGRIDPLGILLSMAALVPIVFAIKSFSVDGPNLAAAALFAAGIVAGFLFVRRMRRVEIPMLDMTLFRRGGFSGAIIVNLLSVVALVGFLYFVSQQLQLVIGMSPMVAGLALVPGMAAMIVAGLCVVPISRRVAPHIVVPLGLLLSTLGYVIVAATANLNSVIWLLIAFIVLGIGIGAAETISNELILAHAPAEKAGAASAVSETAYELGAVLGTAVLGGIITAFYRGALVIPDGVPSAIAMHARETLAGAYTAAQQLPERLGAALWDAAAAAFGSGVVTTSIIGAGLVLCAVIVGFVTLRPARGDTQR, from the coding sequence ATGTCCAGCACAGGAACGGTCGCGCGGACTGACGAGGACGGCGCGCGCGTCGGCATCCGCGGCTGGGCGGCGCTCGTGGTGCTGATGCTCCCGGTGCTGCTCGTCTCGATCGACAACACCGTGCTCGCCTTCGCTCTGCCGGAGATCTCGCTCGCACTGCAGCCCAGCGGGACCGAGCAGCTGTGGATCATCGATGTCTACTCGCTCGTGCTGGCCGGCCTCCTGGTCACGATGGGCGTTCTCGGCGACCGGTTCGGACGCCGACGGATGCTGCTGATCGGCGCGATCGGGTTCGCGGCCGTCTCGGTGCTCGCCGCGTTCGCACCGACGGCGGGTCTGCTCATCGCCGCGCGCGCGGCGCTGGGCCTCTTCGGGGCGATGCTCATGCCGTCCACACTGTCGCTTCTGCGCTCGATCTTCCGCAATCGCGACCAGCGCCGTCTGGCGATCGCGATCTGGGCGTCGGCGTTCTCCGCCGGCTCCGCGCTCGGCCCCGTCGTGGGCGGCTTCCTGCTCGAGCATTTCGCCTGGGGTGCGGTGTTCCTCGTCGCCGTACCAGTGCTGGTCCCGCTGCTCGTCGGCGGGATGTGGCTGCTGCCCGAGAGCCGGGATCCGAATCCGGGCCGCATCGACCCGCTGGGCATCCTCCTCTCGATGGCGGCTCTGGTGCCGATCGTCTTCGCGATCAAATCCTTCTCCGTCGACGGTCCGAATCTCGCGGCCGCGGCGCTGTTCGCCGCAGGGATCGTCGCCGGTTTCCTGTTCGTGCGGCGAATGCGACGCGTGGAGATCCCCATGCTCGACATGACGCTCTTCCGGCGCGGCGGCTTCAGCGGGGCCATCATCGTCAACCTGCTCAGCGTCGTCGCGCTGGTCGGGTTCCTGTACTTCGTGTCGCAGCAGCTGCAGCTGGTTATCGGAATGTCGCCGATGGTGGCGGGCCTCGCCCTGGTGCCCGGGATGGCCGCGATGATCGTGGCGGGTCTGTGCGTGGTACCCATCTCGCGTCGCGTCGCGCCCCACATCGTCGTGCCCCTCGGCCTGCTGCTGTCGACGCTCGGATACGTCATCGTCGCGGCGACCGCGAACCTGAACAGCGTGATCTGGCTGCTGATCGCCTTCATCGTGCTGGGGATCGGGATCGGCGCTGCGGAGACCATCTCGAACGAGCTGATCCTCGCCCACGCGCCTGCGGAGAAGGCAGGTGCCGCCAGCGCCGTGTCGGAGACCGCATACGAGTTGGGCGCGGTCCTCGGAACCGCGGTGCTGGGCGGCATCATCACGGCGTTCTACCGGGGCGCGCTGGTGATCCCCGACGGAGTGCCGTCTGCGATCGCGATGCATGCACGGGAGACGCTGGCGGGTGCCTACACCGCGGCGCAGCAGCTCCCGGAGCGGCTCGGTGCCGCGCTGTGGGATGCAGCGGCAGCCGCCTTCGGCTCCGGCGTGGTGACCACCTCGATCATCGGCGCGGGGCTGGTGCTCTGCGCGGTCATCGTGGGGTTCGTCACCCTGCGGCCCGCGCGGGGCGACACGCAACGCTGA
- a CDS encoding TetR/AcrR family transcriptional regulator, translated as MPRPPLARERVLDAYESILLTDGERAATLDAVAKAAGVSKGGLLYHFASKDELTAGLVQRLADLTDADLARMRSAAEGPVAYYVRTSVMEGDALDRALIALTRLAQSGSAAASGALQDSRTQWADEIRPQVRDEAALELVMLVGDGLYFNNSLTVPHAERGTVGGFVPTGAALVRLVELVQASVISI; from the coding sequence ATGCCCCGTCCCCCACTGGCGCGCGAGCGCGTGCTCGACGCCTACGAGAGCATCCTGCTGACCGACGGCGAACGCGCCGCGACCCTGGACGCCGTCGCGAAGGCGGCCGGGGTGTCCAAGGGCGGCCTGCTCTACCACTTCGCCTCGAAGGACGAGCTGACGGCCGGACTCGTGCAGCGACTGGCTGATCTGACCGATGCCGACCTCGCGCGCATGCGCAGCGCCGCCGAAGGGCCGGTCGCCTACTACGTGCGCACCTCGGTCATGGAGGGCGATGCGCTGGACCGCGCCCTCATCGCGCTGACGCGGCTCGCGCAGAGCGGCTCAGCCGCGGCATCGGGCGCCCTGCAGGACTCGCGCACGCAATGGGCCGACGAGATCCGCCCGCAGGTGCGCGACGAGGCCGCGCTGGAGCTCGTGATGCTGGTCGGCGACGGGCTCTACTTCAACAACTCCCTGACGGTCCCGCACGCCGAACGCGGCACCGTCGGCGGCTTCGTGCCGACCGGTGCCGCGCTCGTCAGACTCGTCGAGCTGGTTCAGGCCTCAGTGATCTCGATCTGA
- the serA gene encoding phosphoglycerate dehydrogenase — protein sequence MPNQSETKPVVLLAEVLSPATIEALGPDFDVRDVDGTDREALFAALADADAVLVRSATRIDAEALAHAPKLKVVARAGVGLDNVDIKAATTAGVMVVNAPTSNIVSAAELTIGHILSLARRIPAAHASLSGGAWKRSSFTGAELFEKTVGIVGLGRIGALVAARLNAFDMRVVAYDPYVTSARAQQLGVQLVTLDELVAEADFLTIHMPKTPETTGMIGAEQFAAMKPTAFVVNVARGGLIDEAALHEALVAGEIAGAGLDVFTSEPPAEGGTAAELLALPNVVVTPHLGASTEEAQEKAGVSVARSVRLALGGDLVPDAVNVAGGVIDPYVRPGIALVEKLGQIFSALSQSPLTSLDVEVHGELNDYDVSVLKLAALKGVFTNIVSESVSYVNAPLLAEQRGVAVRLLQDDVSEEYRNVITLRGALSDGSQLAVSGTLTGPKQVEKLVSINGHAIELPIEKHHVVMMYTDRPGIVAVYGQKFGEAGINIAGMQIAREAAGAQALSVLTLDSPVSDELLADISATIEADLFRQIEITEA from the coding sequence GTGCCGAATCAGTCTGAGACCAAGCCCGTCGTCCTCCTCGCCGAGGTCCTCTCACCCGCGACGATCGAGGCTCTCGGCCCCGACTTCGACGTCCGCGACGTCGACGGCACCGATCGCGAGGCGCTGTTCGCCGCCCTCGCCGACGCGGATGCCGTCCTGGTGCGCTCCGCGACGCGCATCGATGCCGAGGCGCTCGCGCACGCACCGAAGCTGAAGGTGGTCGCCCGCGCCGGCGTCGGCCTCGACAACGTGGACATCAAGGCCGCCACCACGGCCGGTGTCATGGTGGTCAACGCGCCCACCTCCAACATCGTCTCGGCCGCAGAACTGACCATCGGCCACATCCTGAGCCTTGCGCGTCGCATCCCCGCCGCGCACGCCTCGCTGTCCGGCGGCGCCTGGAAGCGCAGTTCCTTCACGGGTGCGGAGCTGTTCGAGAAGACCGTGGGCATCGTGGGCCTCGGCCGCATCGGCGCGCTCGTGGCCGCTCGCCTGAACGCCTTCGACATGCGGGTGGTCGCCTACGACCCCTATGTCACGAGCGCCCGCGCCCAGCAGCTCGGCGTGCAGCTGGTGACCCTCGACGAGCTCGTCGCCGAAGCCGACTTCCTCACCATCCACATGCCGAAGACGCCCGAGACGACCGGCATGATCGGTGCCGAGCAGTTCGCGGCCATGAAGCCCACCGCTTTCGTCGTCAACGTCGCGCGCGGCGGGCTGATCGACGAGGCGGCTCTGCACGAGGCGCTCGTCGCCGGCGAGATCGCCGGTGCCGGTCTGGACGTGTTCACCTCGGAGCCGCCCGCGGAGGGCGGGACCGCAGCCGAGCTGCTCGCGCTGCCGAACGTCGTCGTCACCCCGCACCTCGGCGCGAGCACCGAGGAGGCGCAGGAGAAGGCCGGCGTCTCGGTGGCCCGCTCGGTGCGCCTCGCGCTCGGCGGCGACCTCGTGCCTGACGCCGTGAACGTCGCCGGCGGTGTCATCGACCCGTACGTGCGCCCCGGCATCGCCCTGGTCGAGAAGCTCGGCCAGATCTTCTCCGCGCTCTCGCAGTCGCCGCTCACCAGCCTCGACGTCGAGGTGCACGGCGAGCTGAACGACTACGACGTGAGCGTGCTCAAGCTCGCGGCCCTCAAGGGCGTCTTCACCAACATCGTCAGCGAGAGCGTGTCCTATGTGAACGCCCCCCTCCTCGCCGAGCAGCGCGGTGTCGCCGTGCGCCTGCTGCAGGACGACGTCAGCGAGGAGTACCGCAACGTCATCACACTGCGCGGCGCACTGTCCGACGGATCGCAGCTCGCCGTCTCCGGCACGCTCACCGGCCCGAAGCAGGTCGAGAAGCTGGTGTCGATCAACGGACACGCGATCGAGCTGCCCATCGAGAAGCACCACGTCGTGATGATGTACACCGACCGTCCGGGAATCGTCGCCGTCTACGGCCAGAAGTTCGGTGAGGCGGGTATCAACATCGCCGGCATGCAGATCGCGCGCGAGGCCGCAGGCGCCCAGGCGCTGAGCGTGCTCACGCTCGATTCTCCGGTCTCGGACGAGCTGCTCGCCGACATCAGTGCGACCATCGAGGCCGACCTTTTCCGTCAGATCGAGATCACTGAGGCCTGA
- a CDS encoding DNA polymerase III subunit gamma/tau, translating to MKSEGDDDALSWDGDDALDARRPEVSRPKPEPTASAAPVPPLNESPSASVTPSVSEADADDEPQGISTATLLMIGILGGIYLLYTVGWILGGVGMQLPVTFTLPVPLYQGALWLAVLAPALWFVAVLAATRGSRSWVRIVWLVAGAVLLVPWPFVVSGGGGAL from the coding sequence ATGAAATCCGAAGGCGATGACGACGCTCTCAGCTGGGATGGGGATGATGCGCTGGACGCGCGTCGCCCGGAGGTCAGCAGGCCGAAGCCGGAGCCGACGGCATCCGCCGCCCCCGTTCCGCCCCTGAACGAGTCGCCGTCGGCATCCGTGACGCCTTCCGTGTCCGAAGCGGATGCCGACGACGAGCCGCAGGGGATCAGCACGGCGACGCTGCTGATGATCGGCATCCTCGGCGGCATCTACCTGCTCTACACGGTCGGCTGGATCCTCGGCGGGGTCGGGATGCAGCTGCCGGTGACCTTCACGCTTCCGGTGCCCCTGTATCAGGGTGCGCTCTGGCTGGCCGTGCTGGCGCCCGCCCTCTGGTTCGTCGCCGTGCTCGCCGCCACCCGGGGCTCGCGGTCGTGGGTGCGGATCGTCTGGCTCGTCGCCGGAGCCGTGCTGCTGGTGCCCTGGCCGTTCGTCGTCTCCGGGGGAGGAGGTGCGCTGTGA
- a CDS encoding copper homeostasis protein CutC, with amino-acid sequence MHSKGSVLLEIAVQDAAGARRAVAAGADRVELCQALSETGGLTPSAGTVESVLAAVGSGERLTVLVRPRPGGYVYDAEEIALVSADIRDIVRRGAGSVIVGALTEGGAVDAEAMRRWRDAAGDADVAFHRAIDTLADPASVVDELTALGVRRILTSGGAVRSIDGIDAISAMVRASAGRLQIMPGGGVRVQDIAQLVAAGVDAVHLSARRSSGDTAPSGPGGGTDGYDVTDPSIVSDVRAALDGALL; translated from the coding sequence GTGCACTCGAAAGGCTCCGTGCTGCTGGAGATCGCCGTGCAGGACGCAGCCGGCGCACGACGTGCCGTGGCGGCGGGCGCTGACCGGGTCGAGCTCTGTCAGGCGCTTTCCGAGACGGGCGGGCTGACACCATCGGCCGGCACCGTGGAGTCCGTTCTGGCGGCGGTCGGCAGCGGAGAGCGGCTCACCGTTCTCGTGCGCCCACGGCCCGGCGGGTACGTGTACGACGCCGAGGAGATCGCGCTGGTGAGCGCGGACATCCGCGACATCGTGCGCCGCGGCGCGGGATCCGTGATCGTCGGCGCGCTGACCGAGGGTGGCGCCGTCGACGCCGAGGCGATGCGGCGCTGGCGGGATGCTGCCGGGGACGCCGATGTGGCCTTCCACCGGGCGATCGACACACTCGCCGATCCGGCATCCGTCGTGGACGAACTGACCGCCCTGGGCGTGCGCAGGATCCTGACCAGCGGCGGCGCCGTGCGCAGCATCGATGGGATCGACGCCATCTCCGCCATGGTGCGCGCTTCGGCGGGGCGCCTGCAGATCATGCCGGGCGGGGGAGTGCGGGTGCAGGACATCGCGCAGCTGGTCGCCGCGGGTGTCGATGCGGTGCACCTCTCGGCGCGTCGATCCTCGGGCGACACCGCTCCGAGCGGCCCCGGAGGCGGTACGGACGGCTATGACGTGACAGACCCGAGCATCGTCTCGGATGTCCGGGCTGCGCTCGACGGCGCGCTTCTCTGA